Genomic DNA from Ctenopharyngodon idella isolate HZGC_01 chromosome 1, HZGC01, whole genome shotgun sequence:
GTCTTAAAAATATAGTCAAAAATGACCGCGATAGAAAATAAATGggaaatatggaaaaaaaattgggTGTAAAATCTACAAATCGGCTATGATTATGTAGTTTTTGATAACTAATATATCCAAAATTTGATATAtataatgcaaatgcaaaacCTGCAAATGCAAAACTTAATAATACTAAGCAATTATGTCTGAAAATACTCTTTTAAACAACTAGGGAATACACAGCcccatatataaatacatatatatatatatatatatatacacaaacacacacgataggcatttttaacataagactgttttaattaaaaataatattaattttttttcctattatttgtattattttatatggaaataaatggtGCCTAATTTAAAATCAGAATCAGCGAATCAGAGGTGAATATTGTCTAGATTAGTACCATGAAATCCCCTCAAAAAACATTAAGTAATAtgtattattgaataaagtacattcattttgttaaaaacatgttaCACTAATTGTCTGTTTTGATTGCCGAGGATCACGAGTGCGGGTGGTTAGGGGGTGAGGGGGTTAAACTATTTGAACAGTCTGTAGTTGTGGCTTCTTCCCATCTAGATCGACGTGACACTTGAtctgtttctttctcttttcagGTGCATCATGTGCGTTTGTTTGCGGGTGAGGACATCTACACCGATCTCTATCTGACCGTCTGCGAGTGGCACAATGATCATTCCAAGCTGGTTGTCTTCGGCTTTAAGTAAGAACCTGTCTTCCTCCTCTGTGCTGTCTGTTATGGGTCAGTGGCAGGGTagtttaaagtccccctgtagtcaataattttatcccttaaaactcatctttgatcaccaaaatgacatattttataaaaaattcctgtgaaatgccttaaaatagcttaaatgtaactctacacccttgcttcatttactATACACCaaaccatgaatatgcaaattaattcccgcctccactcaatcacaccagctcagaatacctgatccactcgctcaactgtagtaaacgctgcacaatagcaagtggaaatactggtttaattcagtcatatatgtttgaaccagaaactgattcaaaaGAAGGACGAGTGAATTAAACAGGCTTGTCTACAAGTCGATGTATCAGAATGATAATATGTTTTATGTATCTCTCTCTACAACTTcgaacacttaaagggttagttcacccaaaaatgaaaattctgtcatttattactcaccctcatggcgttccacacccgtaagaccttcgttaatcttcggaacgcaaattgagatatttttgtttaaatccgatggctccgtgaggcctacatagggagcaatgacatttcctctctcaagatccataaaggtactaaaaacatatttaaatcagtcgaatcatgattcgacacgctgattcattacgctccgaaacttcctgaagcagtcttttgaaatcggccatcactaaataattcgttattttgttttttttggcgcaccaaaaatattctcgtcgctttataatattaatattgaaccactgtactcacatgaactgatttaaatatgtttttagtaccttttttgtacattttatgctttcttttctttttgttttgtggctGCGATCGGTGGAAGGGGATTTGACTGTGTTTGTCTCGTAATGTTTTGTGTAAtactttatcattttatttcctGTCAGACACTCTGTTTTATTGTGTAACAGTTGCAATATCTTTTATAAGTCTGCAAAAAACTCAATAAAAAGACATGGAATAAAAACACACTACAAAATTTAAAGTGCCCCGatatgctttttcaaatattccctttcatgcagtgtgcaGTAAAGCTGAttatgaatgtaaaaggtctgcaaagttttaaagatcaaagtgcacgataACTACAGTTAtcgtctcctaaaagaaagaatcgattctgaactgctgaaacaagttgtcagcaattccagtctcacttcttGCTTGAACCTACATAAGTGTAAcaaaatttgcataatgtcagcctatggtcttcattggctgtctGCAAGCAATGTCTtctttgaccctcaaacactgtagttgtagctgaggcctggaacagtttggttcgtgttgttgacatgccgagaagacgctgttttcagcACTGAGCATCCACTTTTCATACACTTCCAAACGATGAGATTCGGGCTCAAATTGACTCAAAAACAACATTAGGAgtctttaaaatagcataataagggcactttaactaacaaaaaaataaaaacgaattcactattaaaaaatataatagtatctcagtgATAGTAAAATAAGACCTCTCAGTGTATATCTAAACTTGTGCTCTCTGTGATCTGTCAGCACACGCAGCTCCAGTTCAGCCCTGATGAACATGATGATGAGTGATGAGAACAACAGAGACATCTACATCACCATCACCTCGATGCCTCCTGCACAGCCGTGCAAACAGTGCTGTCCCACGTCCTCCGTATCCACCATACGCACAGGTACACACGCTGTGTTATTGACCGCTTACTAGGGATTGGAGCAGAGCAATTAAACGCCTTTCTCCGGTGCAGGTGGCGAGTGTCTGCAGCACGGTTACGTTCTGAACGCTCGCTATCAAGTGGTTTATCCATTCCCGACCTTCCAGCCGGCGCTGCAGCTGAAGAAGGACCAGGTGATTCTGCTCAACACCAGCTACTCTCTGGTGGCCTGCGCCATCTCCCTCTGCCCAGGTACACACAGATTGATCGTTCACGTCATTGTATGTTACTTTGTTGATGTCCACGTGAGTGTGTGCTtttgtgctctctctctcaggtAGCATTATGATTCGTTTTAGAAAATTGTTCGTTTGGACagttaattttaatcaaatgattAAAAGAATGATTTACTGATTCATTTGATTCAATAGTTTTCGTAAAAACTGATAACTCATGAATTTACTTTTTCATTCAAAGAACTGACTCATAAAGagacatttgtaaaaaataaaaaaattaattcatcaaagaatcctggaaaaaatctgcgacagtttccacagaaatacaaagcagcacaactgttttcaacattgataataatcagaaatgtttcttgatcatcgaatcatcatattaaaatgatttctgaaggatcatgtgacactgaagactggagtaatgatgctgaaaattcagctttgatcacaggaataaattacattttaacatatattcaaatagaaaacacttattttaaattgtaataaaattacacaatattattgttttatttttacagttgtattttagtgtgaaattattattgtgatttaatgatctctattaaagggttagttcacccaaaaatgaaaataatgtcatttattactcaccctcatgttgttccacacccgtaagaccttcgttaatcttctgaacacaaattgagatatttttatttaaatccgatggctccgtgaggcctacatagggagaaatgacatttcctctctcaagatccattaatgtactaaaaacatatttaaatcagttcatgtgagtacagtggttcaatatcaatattataaagcgacgagaatatttttggtgcgccaaaaaaacaaaataatgatttatatagtgatggccgacttcaaaacactgcttcaggaagcttcggagcattatgaatgttttgtgttgaatcagcggttcggagcgcccgagtcacgtgatttcagcagtttgacacgcgatccgaatcatgattcgacacaaaagattcataacgctccaaagcttcatgaagcagtgttttgaaatcggcctcactgagccatcggatttcaacaaaaatatcttaatttgtgttccgaagttgaacgaaggtcttacaagtGTAGAACGGCATGAGTAATGAACGGCATGtaatctctctctgtgtctctgtaGGAGACGGGCAGCAGGATTGTCAAAACAATCAGATCTTGTACCGAAAGAGAGAAGCTTCTTCCTCTTCTCCTCCTGCTGGACCTATATCAccatcctcatcctcatcctcatcaACCTCATCTGAGGAGTCATCTAACATCAGACAGTCAAAGCCCCATTTTACCCCGCTCTCCCCCGGCCAATCACAGGCTGCTGTGCGGGCCAGAGAGTTTGCAGCTGACATTTTCCGCCGAGCCCAGGCTGGAACAAGGGAACACGACAGGTGCAAAACCAAAGAGAAAGAAGAGACTGAAACCCAGCGATTCCCCAGCGAGGAAGACCGAACGACAGAGGGACATGAACGAGACGCTGAGGTCCCAGGACCCTCGTCTTCCTCCTCGGGAGAGAACCAATGTTCAGTGCCGCCCACAGAGGCAGAGGAAAGCGCTGTGTGTAACACAGTCATGTCTCCTGGATCCACCTCCTCCGTCTCCTCTCTGTCTCCACATGCTCATGAGCCTTCATCCTCCTCTTCGTCCTCAGAACCTTCTTACGTCAACTACACCACTCTCAGATACAGACTACCACAGGCTGGAGCGGCAGAGCAGCCGAGCGgtactacatttatttattaaaatgtgcatCTTTGATACCAATACAGAACTTTGGacattactaaaaataataacataacTTGCAGTTCAGTGAGTCAGATGTTGATTCAGAAACCGCTCTGggcagtgtttcccaaaagcatcgtaagcctaagttgaaTCGTAGctccattggtggcaatggttctacgatcaacttaggcttgcgatgcttttgggaaacgcagccctgatCTATTCAGTTCAGAGGAGGATTCATCAGACTGATTCAAAACTGTAACTTGTCTTTTTAAACTGTTTATAACAACAACTGACTCGGAAGAGTTATTTGTCCGTGAATCGGTCTACTCTGCTcgtgctgtatgtttttgattctcTGAAAAGAATCTGCTCATAagattcatttgtttgtgaatcagactacagtggttgcactgtatatatttttgtttcactAAAAGTAATTTACTCGCAAACCAGGCTACACCAGTCACACCTTATATTTTCGATTCACTAAAAGAActgattcataaaaaaaataatttgtgacTCAGACTACACTAGTCACACTCTAtgattttgattcactaaaaagagtCATATTATAAGAGCcattttgttcatgaatcatACTACACTGGTTGCActatatgtttttgattcactaaaaagaatcaAATTATAAGAGTCATTCGTGAGTGAATTAGACTACACTggtcacagttttttttttttggatttactatttgtgaatcagactacaccAGTTGCACTGTATGCTTATGATTCACGTAATGGacaaagagtcatttgttcatgaatcagttTACTCTGCcagtgttgtgtgtttttgattcactaaacaGAACTGGTTCATAAAAGATGTGACTATTTGACAATGTATAATGTTGAAGAATATGCTTTTTTCCCCACCTAAATGTGCATCTGATTACataatatgtctatatagtctAAAGTGTGTAGAATTTTCTCATTTCTACACCAGACAGCTCACCTGAACCAGTATATAATCTatagtctgtctgtctcttgtCTTCAGGAGAGGAAGATGATAAAGTCCAGCTTCCTTTCACTGTGACGGATCTGAAGGGACGAAACTTACAGCTGGTGACGGGACAGTACAGCGGTCAGGTGTGTGTCTGAGACGTTACTATGATACTGCACATGTCAAATGCTGCAGGATGTTGTGTCTGAACTCTCGTGTctctctcagtgtgtgtgtatcgAGCAGCTGACGCTGGATTTCGAGTATCTCATCAACGAGGTCATCAGGAATGATGCTGATTGGGGCTCCCAGTTCTGTTCCTTCAGCGACTATGACGTCGTCATCCTCGAGGTGACGTTACTTGTTTAGGAGGAAActgctgttttgtgttttatgatttGTTTATCCGCTTGATAAGTAGTGAAGTAAGGAATGCTGTTTCCGGGTCTAAGCCTCTATTCGTTTCACTTGGGAATGCTGTCTCAACAGCCGTTTATGAgcactatttattcatattacacatttaagCTAAGCCTTTTTTACTACAGTCTCCATGGTCGCTCGGCGCGATTCTCTGATTGATGaaaccaatgggatcactcgGGTCCTAAAGGggacccgattcctgggggggactcgatttcccACCACAGCGGAACTCagctgttgcactctattggtGCAGTGTTCTAATTTGCATGTGTTATGTTGTTTCTATGGTGACAGGTTTGCCCGGAGACCAACAAAGTGGTGATCAACATCGGGCTGCTGCTACTGGCGTTCTCTAATTGTGAGGATGAGCACTGCAGGTACACACACATGTTGGTAAACCTATCATTATGAGGAAAAtccataatggtttttatactgagctaatgatattttctggaaaactttctgcatttggCCTGAAACCTGAATACACACTACATTATGTAGGCCAAACCagttcatacacacacacacatttcaacctgtccacacacacacacatgcataatGAAATGCTCATTAATACTTTACATTCTGTCTTTGTTTGTAGACCGAAGTCGTATCACTCCAGTCTGCAGGTCAGTTGGGATTTAAACACAGGAGCGTGTCACACAGTGGGTGTCGGCGACCTCactgaggtcaaaggtcagaccAGGTAACGACCTTCAGATGTTCTCTCTGGGTAGATAGAGGTGTGCTGTCCGTCCCTTCATTCAGATGTCATCATATGCTTGTCTCTAGTGGAAGTGTGTGGAGCTCCTACAGGAAGTCATGTGTGAACACCGTCATGCGGTGGCTCGTCCCAGAGAGCAGCTCACGCTACATCAACCGCATGACCAATGAGGCTATGCATAAAGGTGTGGTTTACACGGACACATGCTCATCAAGtctgcatttatgtgatcaaaaatacagtaaataattgGCGTGTCATTATGAAACTCAGGATGTGTCTTCAGTACCTTGCTCTGACAGTACTCAAAAAGTTTTGGGGcagcgccaccttgtggtcaaaGGTTATAATAAAATTTccaaaaatgctaataacttttgattaaattaGCATATTGTAATGAACTGGTCTTAATAGATTCCTTGGGTCATGCCGAGAACATTGATACCAATTTTGCCACAGTCTGCCAAACTTCCTGTCggccattttgattttcttaaaaaacctactttttcgaacccCTCGTAGAGCGTTTGTATGATTTTCACCAAATTCAAGTCAGATCATTTTCAGACTGTGCCGGCCAAAAATTTATGGATTGTGTTGAtaaattaaactgtttttgtaTACTGTTACAACAAATTTGTGGCATGATGCCAAAATGACTCTGCAGtgctttgacatattgacaTCAAActtgtcacctcactctgaccacaCCACATcaatttggtcacagcgccacctattggttgAAAGTAATAAACCAGTAAATCAAATTACTAGTGattgtatttatacattttcagccattttaccttaaatcatcttaaaatgtctttaattgcTCGTTGTTGCAGCtggtctgatgctcccagccatgTTGGCACGACTTATCGTGTTCTTTGCGCTTAGCcctgataattgctgcttgcagctatattttattcctgtaatcAAAGCATCCATCCTTCcagcatgatccttcagaaatcattctaatatgctgaattgaTGCCCAAGAAGCATTTCAGATTATTATCATTTGTGccgcttcatatttttgtagaaacaattttcttccaggattctttgatgaattaatagaaagttcaaaagaacagcatttatttgaaatgaaaatcttttgtaacattatcaatgcctttactgtcacttttgatcagtttaattcACCCTTGCTGAAGTAGTATTAatagtattcatttctttttttaaaaatcacactgatcctaaacttttgaacggtagtgtatatatgatTTCCATGATTTGCAGACAGCCTCACAAGGTGAAGggatttatattttttgaacagatttaagacattttatggtattttatatttaaaaatggaaGCCATATGTGTTTTCCTatgagtaaaaataaaaaagggtaATTTTGAGATTAAGAAAttaagtcacattgtgagatatagtatAGGGAGTATAGGGCAAAACAGGACtccatatttaaaatgcatttgattaattcaaataatttatttatttttaaat
This window encodes:
- the dcaf15 gene encoding DDB1- and CUL4-associated factor 15, with the protein product MAPSSKSEKDDNKQKQQRKHKDHVIKLLTRGRLNGQLSQRLFRKLPPRVCVPLKTIVSEEFLRAGHIFLGFTKCGRYVLSYTSDCGEDDDFSFYTYHLYWWEFNLHSRLKQVHHVRLFAGEDIYTDLYLTVCEWHNDHSKLVVFGFNTRSSSSALMNMMMSDENNRDIYITITSMPPAQPCKQCCPTSSVSTIRTGGECLQHGYVLNARYQVVYPFPTFQPALQLKKDQVILLNTSYSLVACAISLCPGDGQQDCQNNQILYRKREASSSSPPAGPISPSSSSSSSTSSEESSNIRQSKPHFTPLSPGQSQAAVRAREFAADIFRRAQAGTREHDRCKTKEKEETETQRFPSEEDRTTEGHERDAEVPGPSSSSSGENQCSVPPTEAEESAVCNTVMSPGSTSSVSSLSPHAHEPSSSSSSSEPSYVNYTTLRYRLPQAGAAEQPSGEEDDKVQLPFTVTDLKGRNLQLVTGQYSGQCVCIEQLTLDFEYLINEVIRNDADWGSQFCSFSDYDVVILEVCPETNKVVINIGLLLLAFSNCEDEHCRPKSYHSSLQVSWDLNTGACHTVGVGDLTEVKGQTSGSVWSSYRKSCVNTVMRWLVPESSSRYINRMTNEAMHKGSSLQVLADNDRGTWIVL